taaattaagattataaaactattatccaattaattatttttgatatttcataaatatctgacacaatatatttaaatatatatgctATATCACTAATAAAAATTCAATGAATAAAGACAATTCATACTATTAATTTTAATACTTGCATATTTCTATTCtctttattttactattattaaattttagattttatgccttaaaaacatgattttagatttattgtttatttatgacattgtgtttttttaaaacCGAAGCGTATAATTCCAAAACAGAACCGTTAGCTTccaatatgttttaagataaactattttacaaaaattttggAAGCAAGATTCCGTAAATTTCCACGGGGTTTCGATTTTTGATTCCGGTTCCGAACgcgtataaattattttattttatatagtaacGAATCTAAATTCAGTATTTGGTTATTTCGCTTACCCCAAAGTTGTAATCCAAATCATAAAAGATAGACCGGTTAAATCGATTCAACCGAGCAATTCGTCGGTTTAAAGTTACAAACCGGTTTAAACCTTTACTTTTATACTGTTCCCAAAACGCTACAGACAGTATAATAAAGTTAGAGAACCTACGCGGAGTtgtctgagaaaaaaaaaaaaaaaggaaatcgGAGGTGGCGAAATTTAATCACCGGAGAAAGGAATATGGCGGTGGCAGATGCCGGGAAGCTAAACATAGAGGAGCATCCTCCTCTCTGGGGATCTCGCAGCGTTGATTGCTTCGAGAAGCTCGAACAAATCGGCGAAGGAACTTACGGGTAATTACTCCAATCCACTTTCCACTTTTTGGGTATTCAAAAAGGCGTAATTTTTACTTGAATCCTGTTTTGATCTTTTGGGTATTCAAAAAGACGTAAACTTCCTTACTCGGGTCACTTTATTTTGATGGGGATTGATCAATTGTTGGGGTTAGAATCAGCTTTTAATTGTGGGTTTTGGCTTTTCACAATGCATATGCGTCTTTGTGCATCTATATCTGAACTCTGAAGAGATGTTTATTGTTCGTTGTTGTTGTTTGGTGTTGTTGCAGGCAAGTTTACATGGCTAAAGATATCAAAACTGGTGAAATCGTGGCTCTTAAAAAGATCCGTATGGACAATGAAAAAGAAGgggtattattattattctctcctttatatttgtttttatacaaAGACACGTTTTCTGTTTGCAATAAACCTTATTCTGAATTGGTAATACAGTTCCCTATAACTGCCATCCGGGAGATAAAAATTCTCAAGAAGCTGCATCATGAGAATGTCGTTGAGCTTAAAGAGATTGTCACTTCACCCGGTAATGTATTTGTATTAACACACATCCCACGCAGAGATTAGTTTACAGAGAGAGTCTAACTTTCATGACTGTTTCTGTCTCTATTAAAGGTCGGGACACAGATGACCAAGGAAAGCCAGGTTTGTGAATACTTATTTCAAGTTCTCTAGTTAGAATCTCAGTTCGTGACTTTTATACCAAAATTATAGATAACAACAAATACAAGGGAGGGATCTATATGGTTTTTGAGTACATGGACCATGATTTGACTGGACTCGCTGATCGTCCTGGATTGAGATTCACTATTCCTCAAATCAAGGTAGCTTTTTTAATTAGATAAGCCATTAATTAGCCTTTGCAATTCAACTTTGTTTCTAACATTTcaatccatttaaaaaaaaaagtgttacaTGAGGCAACTACTCACCGGGCTTCACTATTGTCACGCCCACCAAATTCTCCACCGTGATATAAAAGGTGAACATCTCACAAATTACATTGTTGATGTTAGGTTTGTATCTTTTTTGTTGACTCTAGATCTTGGTGCAGGCTCGAATCTCCTTATTGACAACGAGGGACAGCTGAAGCTGGCTGATTTTGGGCTTGCAAGGATGTATTCTCAGGATCATTCTGGAAACCTCACAAATCGTGTCATCACGTTGTGGTATAGGTATGCTTTTGAAGTCTTATATCTTTGCACTATGATGTTTGTTAATGTATTAGCTGTTGTTACTTTGCTGACTTACATTTATTGCGGCAGGCCTCCTGAGTTACTACTCGGGGCCACAAAGTATGGCCCAGCAATTGACATGTGGTCCGTTGGTTGCATATTTGCTGAACTTTTGTATGCAAAACCAATCTTGCCTGGCAAAAATGAGGTCAGAGTTCCATCTTTTGCATGTCAGATGCTAGTAGTGCAGTGTGCCTTGATGCCAATAATAACATAAAGATCTACCTGGTCATTGCAATTTACTGCTGGAATTAATAGCTAGCCACTAGATATGTGGTCTCTTTTGTTATGTAACCATCAAGTCTGGTTAGATTATTGTCTATGTACAAGTTTGATATGCTATATCTCCTACTTTGTTTCAGAATGAACAATTGAGCAAGATTTTTGAGCTTTGTGGATCACCTGATGAAAATAATTGGCCTGGGGTTACCAAGATGCCTTGGTTTAACAATTTTAAGCCATCACGGCCATTGAAGAGACGCGTGAGAGA
This genomic stretch from Brassica napus cultivar Da-Ae chromosome C9, Da-Ae, whole genome shotgun sequence harbors:
- the LOC106427063 gene encoding cyclin-dependent kinase C-1; this encodes MAVADAGKLNIEEHPPLWGSRSVDCFEKLEQIGEGTYGQVYMAKDIKTGEIVALKKIRMDNEKEGFPITAIREIKILKKLHHENVVELKEIVTSPGRDTDDQGKPDNNKYKGGIYMVFEYMDHDLTGLADRPGLRFTIPQIKCYMRQLLTGLHYCHAHQILHRDIKGSNLLIDNEGQLKLADFGLARMYSQDHSGNLTNRVITLWYRPPELLLGATKYGPAIDMWSVGCIFAELLYAKPILPGKNENEQLSKIFELCGSPDENNWPGVTKMPWFNNFKPSRPLKRRVREFFGQYQVFDRHALELLDKMLVLDPSQRITAKDALDAEYFWTDPLPCDPKSLPTYEASHEFQTKKKRQEQRQREEAAKRQKLQHPHQQHSRLPPLQHGGQSHAAAPHWPAHPTNNAPPQVPAGPSHHYYGKPRGPPGPNRYPPSGNQSRGYNQSRGGYSSSGSYHQQGRGAPYAGGGPRGPNGGAYGVGPPNYTQGGQHGGSGRGQNPMGGSRNQQYGWQQ